From Bifidobacterium longum subsp. longum JCM 1217, one genomic window encodes:
- a CDS encoding glycosyltransferase family 2 protein produces the protein MTLLSVLDILLVIVGGAGMIYQGLCIVMSLFAKPVRFPDAPMTNRYAVLISARNEENVIGNLIGSIRDQTYPSDLIDIWLVADNCTDNTADVVRSLGCHVVERHNLELVGKGYALTYLLGHMLDIGVADDYEAYFVFDADNKLDKHYFEEMNKAFCSGFKILTSYRNSVNLADNWVSSGSALWFIRESRFLSNSRMILGSSCHVGGTGFMFSREVMKRNKGWKFHLLTEDLEFTMDSILHGDRIGYCGTAILYDEQPVTFSQSWRQRLRWSKGFLQVFRYYGSALLKRAVRERDFSCIDFTLMLCPFTVLGVIRAVMGLLFAACGFVSWSSQLQSLAGWSSGIITSVLGLMALAALTIIVEHDQIGATNKELLAYVLSFPIYMLSYVPISFQAIFAKAQWKPIAHKG, from the coding sequence ATGACCCTGCTTTCCGTACTCGATATTCTTCTGGTAATCGTCGGTGGTGCCGGCATGATATATCAGGGACTGTGCATCGTGATGTCCCTGTTCGCCAAGCCCGTGCGCTTCCCCGACGCCCCGATGACCAACCGGTATGCCGTACTGATCTCCGCGCGCAACGAAGAAAACGTGATCGGCAACCTTATTGGGTCGATTCGCGATCAGACCTACCCGTCCGACCTCATCGACATCTGGCTGGTGGCCGACAACTGCACCGACAACACCGCCGACGTGGTGCGGTCTTTGGGCTGCCATGTGGTGGAACGCCACAATCTTGAACTGGTTGGCAAGGGATATGCGCTGACGTATCTGTTGGGGCATATGCTCGACATCGGTGTGGCCGATGATTATGAGGCCTACTTCGTGTTCGATGCCGATAACAAGCTGGACAAGCATTACTTCGAGGAAATGAACAAGGCGTTCTGCTCCGGATTCAAGATTCTGACCAGCTACCGTAATTCGGTGAATCTGGCGGATAACTGGGTGTCTTCTGGTTCTGCGCTGTGGTTCATCCGTGAATCGCGATTCCTGTCTAACTCGCGTATGATTCTCGGTTCCTCTTGCCATGTGGGCGGTACGGGATTCATGTTCTCCCGCGAGGTGATGAAGCGGAACAAGGGATGGAAGTTCCACCTGCTCACTGAAGATCTTGAATTCACTATGGATTCGATTCTGCATGGCGACCGCATCGGCTATTGCGGTACTGCGATCCTCTACGACGAGCAGCCGGTTACCTTCTCGCAAAGTTGGCGTCAGCGTTTGCGTTGGAGCAAGGGATTCCTGCAGGTATTCCGTTATTATGGCTCGGCATTGCTGAAACGCGCGGTTCGCGAACGTGATTTCTCCTGCATCGACTTCACCTTGATGCTGTGTCCGTTTACCGTGTTGGGCGTGATTCGCGCGGTGATGGGCTTGCTGTTCGCCGCGTGTGGCTTCGTGAGTTGGTCGAGCCAGCTGCAATCGCTGGCCGGTTGGTCCAGCGGCATCATCACATCGGTGTTGGGTCTGATGGCATTGGCTGCATTGACCATCATTGTCGAGCACGACCAGATCGGTGCCACGAACAAGGAGCTGCTCGCCTATGTGCTCAGCTTCCCGATTTACATGCTCAGCTACGTGCCGATTTCCTTCCAGGCCATCTTCGCCAAAGCCCAGTGGAAGCCCATCGCACATAAGGGCTGA
- the dacB gene encoding D-alanyl-D-alanine carboxypeptidase/D-alanyl-D-alanine endopeptidase — protein MVSTAVSRRQRREAQRRTQRSHRRTLTVIISALTTIALFAGYCAADITDVAPGLLTLKPVAAPVFADPATAKSGGTVAGTLNANKAIDSTAASALVNELLSAQGVGNDTSVIIEDAQGTVAAEHESNTPREPASTLKTLTALAASSTLNMASTLDTQVFLTQSDDGTNTLTLKGNGDMLLSAGDSDANHTNGRAGLNTLAKATVAALAQRGITSVNLEYDDTLFGDSRIPAGLSEGGAVLSDYTVYFTPVSSMAIDGGRQYTADTPAPADPDDSAGYPELSQHAASDVAAKFAELLQSNGMAVTGDVTANTAPSGETPLASVSSATLSEIMAYTLRHSDNTLAEEFGRLTALAKSATNSPEGGTEAVKSTLNDLGLDTSGLTMADCSGLSPGSRLTVRTLAAVQQRNLTTESGAAGAEGLSIAGLVGTAQDRYTDDAVAGLLRVKTGSLGTVTSMAGNVSRTNGGALSFAVVVNNPEDYAAARSAIDSFITKLAGL, from the coding sequence ATGGTATCTACAGCGGTATCACGCCGTCAGCGGCGTGAAGCGCAACGGCGGACCCAACGATCGCATCGCCGAACACTGACCGTCATCATTTCCGCACTGACCACCATCGCCCTGTTCGCGGGGTACTGCGCCGCCGACATCACCGACGTGGCCCCCGGATTATTGACGTTGAAGCCCGTCGCCGCACCTGTTTTTGCCGATCCAGCCACCGCCAAATCAGGCGGCACCGTCGCCGGCACCTTGAACGCGAACAAGGCCATTGATTCCACGGCCGCTTCTGCGCTGGTCAACGAATTGCTGTCCGCGCAAGGCGTGGGAAACGATACGTCGGTGATCATTGAAGACGCCCAAGGCACCGTCGCTGCCGAACATGAGTCGAACACTCCACGCGAGCCTGCATCCACACTGAAAACGCTGACCGCGCTCGCCGCCTCATCCACCCTGAATATGGCATCCACCTTGGATACCCAAGTGTTCCTCACCCAATCCGATGACGGCACCAATACGTTGACCCTCAAAGGCAATGGCGACATGCTGCTGTCTGCAGGCGATTCTGACGCCAACCATACCAACGGACGTGCCGGTCTGAACACCTTGGCCAAGGCCACCGTGGCCGCGCTCGCCCAGCGAGGCATCACTTCCGTCAATCTCGAGTACGACGACACCCTATTCGGCGACTCACGCATTCCGGCAGGTCTGTCGGAAGGCGGCGCAGTCTTAAGCGACTACACCGTCTACTTCACGCCGGTCTCATCAATGGCGATTGATGGAGGCCGCCAATACACCGCCGATACGCCTGCGCCGGCCGACCCCGATGATTCGGCCGGATACCCGGAACTGTCCCAGCACGCCGCCAGCGACGTGGCCGCGAAATTCGCCGAACTGCTCCAATCGAACGGCATGGCCGTTACCGGAGACGTGACGGCAAACACCGCTCCATCCGGTGAAACGCCTTTGGCTTCGGTGAGTTCGGCAACACTGTCCGAAATCATGGCATACACGTTGCGGCATTCGGACAATACGCTGGCCGAGGAGTTCGGCAGACTCACCGCCTTGGCGAAATCAGCGACAAACAGTCCTGAAGGCGGCACGGAAGCGGTCAAATCCACTCTGAACGATCTCGGTCTCGACACATCCGGTCTGACCATGGCCGATTGCTCCGGCCTGTCTCCCGGCTCCCGGCTCACCGTACGCACGCTGGCGGCCGTCCAACAACGTAATCTGACCACCGAGAGCGGTGCTGCTGGTGCGGAAGGTCTATCCATCGCGGGATTGGTGGGCACGGCGCAGGATCGGTATACGGATGATGCCGTGGCTGGTCTGCTGCGCGTCAAAACCGGCAGCCTCGGCACGGTTACGTCGATGGCCGGCAATGTGTCCCGCACCAATGGGGGAGCGTTGTCGTTTGCCGTGGTGGTCAACAATCCTGAGGATTATGCCGCCGCGCGTAGCGCCATCGACTCGTTTATCACCAAGCTCGCGGGGCTGTAA
- a CDS encoding ABC transporter ATP-binding protein, whose translation MSLDNTQRNVGFQPPMMPAAAPASSQSQQPQPQAWPPNPNTAVSIRGLFKHFDRKIAVNGLALDIPIGSFYGLVGPNGAGKTTTLNMVTGLLVPDAGTAMILGHDVWSDVNTAKRMIGVMPQPDQIFDRLTGLQLLVYSGMLRGMSREETTRRAQDLLNAFDLAGAANTMVTDYSAGMTKKICLASAMIHSPRILVLDEPFESVDPVSSANLKDILIEYAKTGGTVIISSHVMALVEKMCTHVAVINDGLVCAAGTVDEVAAGEELEDRFLQLVGGRHEAAHLAWLDGGQAQAQAPTSAQTIQPILPTPATPTDEARQ comes from the coding sequence ATGAGCTTAGACAATACTCAAAGGAATGTCGGATTTCAGCCGCCGATGATGCCAGCCGCCGCTCCCGCGTCTTCGCAGTCGCAACAGCCACAGCCGCAAGCATGGCCGCCGAACCCGAATACGGCGGTGTCCATTCGCGGCCTGTTCAAGCACTTCGACCGGAAGATCGCCGTCAACGGGCTCGCGCTTGACATTCCAATCGGCTCGTTCTACGGACTGGTGGGCCCTAACGGCGCCGGCAAAACCACCACGCTCAATATGGTGACCGGTCTATTGGTGCCGGACGCCGGCACCGCCATGATTCTGGGCCATGACGTGTGGAGCGACGTGAACACGGCCAAGCGCATGATCGGCGTCATGCCCCAGCCCGACCAGATCTTCGACCGACTGACCGGTTTGCAATTGCTCGTCTACTCCGGCATGCTGCGCGGCATGAGCCGCGAGGAGACCACGCGTCGCGCCCAGGACCTGCTCAATGCTTTCGACTTGGCCGGGGCCGCCAACACGATGGTCACCGATTACTCGGCCGGCATGACCAAGAAGATCTGCCTGGCCTCCGCGATGATTCACAGCCCGCGCATTCTGGTCTTGGATGAGCCGTTTGAATCCGTGGACCCGGTGTCCAGCGCCAACCTCAAAGACATTCTCATCGAATACGCGAAGACTGGCGGCACGGTGATCATCTCCTCACACGTGATGGCATTGGTCGAAAAGATGTGTACGCATGTGGCCGTAATCAACGACGGTCTGGTATGCGCGGCCGGCACGGTGGACGAGGTCGCTGCTGGCGAAGAACTCGAAGACCGCTTCCTGCAACTAGTCGGTGGCCGCCACGAAGCCGCCCATCTCGCGTGGCTCGATGGCGGGCAGGCCCAAGCCCAAGCACCAACTTCGGCCCAGACGATTCAGCCGATTCTGCCTACGCCCGCCACACCCACCGATGAGGCCCGCCAATGA
- a CDS encoding AI-2E family transporter: MSERVRNVNSTDTLRTGAAEAGADPDDENRIDFGTLFPAKGDSRRPPEWFGRALLYVALAVIVFMFCWRSWGDISYLVLDIIISLFLALAVEPLVVALVAHGWKRGVASAVSLVGVAVVVGVLLTLFGNMFVQQMIAMVRGLPAMYEQIREFVDQYATFKMPEISNLGMEIFNNIQTSWVTDFAGTAMSTVGGLFSFLLNLMTVVMTTYYISAAGPKLRRSFCQWLAPNTQRRFLLVWTVAQGQISSFLFSRSILALINATCTAIFLEILHVPYWLPLALFCGVVSQFIPTVGTYIGGALPVLFAWGNRGWTYAVAVLVFIIVYQQIENLILSPRISQRTMDINAAVAFLAVLAFGSLFGAFGAFLALPVTASLQAIFRAYTKRYELIDSPLMNDPTPEKKSKIVEASEAFGEHVLQPIGEHMPRAAKGSTSRVPMNEELRLLQEQIYAIPPHETKESDLDDSATVAIPQRGAADTQQSEQPKQRKQTKQSDQSASSNPRAGWR; this comes from the coding sequence ATGAGCGAACGCGTGCGAAACGTAAACAGCACCGACACGTTGAGAACCGGTGCCGCAGAGGCCGGGGCAGACCCGGACGACGAGAATCGTATCGACTTTGGTACTTTGTTCCCCGCCAAGGGAGATTCCCGTAGGCCACCGGAATGGTTCGGCCGCGCGCTGCTGTATGTGGCCCTCGCCGTCATCGTATTCATGTTCTGCTGGCGCTCGTGGGGCGACATCTCCTATCTAGTGCTCGACATCATCATCTCGCTGTTCCTGGCGCTGGCCGTCGAACCGTTGGTGGTGGCGCTGGTGGCTCATGGCTGGAAGCGTGGCGTGGCTTCCGCCGTCAGCTTGGTGGGCGTGGCCGTGGTCGTGGGTGTGCTGCTCACGCTATTTGGCAACATGTTCGTACAGCAGATGATTGCCATGGTCCGCGGTTTGCCGGCCATGTATGAGCAGATTCGTGAGTTCGTGGACCAGTATGCCACGTTCAAGATGCCGGAAATCAGCAATCTCGGCATGGAAATCTTCAACAATATCCAGACCTCGTGGGTCACCGATTTTGCCGGTACCGCCATGAGTACGGTGGGCGGCCTGTTCTCCTTCCTGCTGAACCTCATGACCGTGGTCATGACCACGTATTACATCTCCGCCGCCGGCCCCAAACTGCGCCGCTCCTTCTGCCAGTGGCTGGCCCCCAACACGCAGCGCCGATTCCTGCTGGTGTGGACCGTGGCCCAAGGCCAGATTTCGTCCTTCCTGTTCTCCCGTTCGATTCTGGCGTTGATCAACGCCACCTGCACTGCCATCTTCTTAGAGATTCTGCATGTGCCCTACTGGCTGCCGTTGGCCCTGTTCTGCGGCGTGGTATCCCAGTTCATCCCCACGGTCGGCACCTATATCGGCGGCGCGCTGCCGGTGCTGTTCGCTTGGGGCAACCGCGGATGGACGTACGCCGTGGCGGTGCTGGTGTTCATCATCGTCTACCAGCAGATCGAGAACCTGATTCTCTCGCCGAGGATTTCGCAGCGCACGATGGATATCAACGCGGCCGTCGCCTTCCTCGCGGTGCTGGCGTTCGGCTCGCTGTTCGGCGCGTTTGGCGCGTTCCTGGCGCTGCCGGTCACCGCATCGCTGCAGGCCATCTTCCGTGCGTACACCAAGCGCTATGAGCTGATTGACTCACCACTGATGAACGATCCGACTCCGGAGAAGAAGTCCAAGATCGTCGAGGCGTCCGAAGCGTTCGGCGAGCATGTGCTGCAGCCGATCGGCGAGCACATGCCGCGTGCGGCCAAGGGGTCCACCAGCCGTGTGCCGATGAATGAGGAACTGCGTTTGCTGCAGGAACAGATCTATGCGATTCCGCCACACGAGACGAAAGAATCCGATTTGGACGATTCCGCCACCGTGGCGATTCCGCAGCGTGGTGCCGCGGATACGCAGCAGTCTGAGCAGCCCAAGCAACGCAAGCAAACCAAGCAGTCTGATCAATCTGCCTCCAGCAATCCTAGGGCGGGGTGGCGCTGA